Part of the Drosophila pseudoobscura strain MV-25-SWS-2005 chromosome 2, UCI_Dpse_MV25, whole genome shotgun sequence genome, TCGAGCTGGATCAGAATATGTAGCtgtagaaaattaaaaatgccaTTGGCTCGGCGTCCTGGGCGTCCTGGCCGTCCAGCATGCAAATGCATGTCCCTGTCATAGAGTTACACAAAGTGCTTAATCAAGCTTAAAAGAAAAGGACTCGAAAGGCCACATGCATGGCACAGccaaagtaaaataaaaaacgaacCCAAGCCAAGCCCCCAGCCCAACCATAGATGGACGaaacgaatacgagtacgtcTCTCATTCCCTGTgcaaagtgaagtgaagtagttaaaaattaaaaaggaTACTTAATCCAGTCAATGTATTGCCAAACCCGACGAGGGACTCAGCGAGCACTGGGATTAGCAGGCGGGTCCCCGGTCCCCAGTCCAGAGTCCCTGGTCCCTGCCACGGGGTCTGAGGgtgttttcatttgatttgccTTCCATGAATGGGGGGGGACATGTCTGGTGCATAGGTGGATGGGTATGATGGGGAAATGTTTGCACATTTTAGCTCACAAGAAGTGCAATTATGTgcacaaaatggaaaatgaagcAAGAAAGTGGAGCAATTGAAAGCGACAGATGGAGCTGAAGCTAGAGGTAGAGttcggggctggggctgggtaGTGGGGATTGAAATGCAGATGCAATTGCAATGCAAAGGATAGCAGTAGAGGGgaccctcacacacacacacacacccactgaCACACTCGCAATGCTGATTGCCCAGCCAAgataaaaacaatttaaccCACATTTGCATGGAaaggaaaattgaaattaccAGCATTTTGATGTGGAAATGGGACAGGCACTGGGATAAAGATCTTCAAAGGCCATAGAGCCACAAACCACCATCGATCATTGCGCCGCGTTATCCGACTAATTAAAGAAATGTACTGCACATTACTCGATTGGCCCACCTTGAAGCTTGTTTCAGTTCCTTGGAATTCGGTAGACATGAAGGGTCGTCGCCGTCTGCTGGCCGCAGCTCGTCCGTACCTGCAGATATTCTCCGTGTTCGCGCTGACGCCTCCGCCCAACTTCTTTGACAGGACCACCAATAGGCGTCTGAGGCGGTTCTTGATTGTGGGATATGGAGTTTATTCGCTGTTTTTCCTTGGGATTCTCATATGTATGTCGTATGTGAATGTGTTGGCCTTGAACGCGGAAATCGAACAGTTCCAGCTGGAAGATTTCACCAGAGCCATGGGCAGAGTACAGAAGGTTGTGCTCGCCTCGATGGGCATTGTCATTCATCTGAACATGTTCCTGAACTACCGTCGACTGGGCCACATTTATGAGGATATTGCAGATCTGGAAATGGAGATTGATGATGCCTCCCAGTGCTTTGGCGGACAGCCGGGGCATAACAGTTTTCGCTACCGTTTGGCCACCAATTGTGGCCTGTGGCTCGTCGCGCTGGTCGGTTTGATGCCCCGATTCACTATTGAGGCCATGGGTCCGTTTGTGTCCTGGCCCAGCAAAATTCTCTCTGAGCTGGTACTAATAATGTTGCAGCTGAAGTGCCTGGAGTATTGCGTGTTCGTGGTGATGGTTTATGAGCTGGTGCTCCGCCTGCGTCACACTCTGAGGCAGCTGCAGGTGGAGCTGGCCGACTGCAATCAGCGCGACCTGCTGCAGGCTCTGTGCGTGGCTTTGCGACGCAATCAGCAGCTACTCGGCCGTGTCTGGCGATTGGTGGGCGAACTGGAGAAGTACTTTACGCTGCCCATGATGTTTTTGTTCCTGTTCAACGGTCTTACCATCCTGCACGTAGTTAACTGGGCTTATATCAACCAATTCAATCCGGCTGATTGCTGTCGCTACGGTAAGTCTCCCTCTTAAGTATCTACTAAATTCCTTCAACTGAAAATCTTTCGTTTCTATAGTGAGACTCGGCAACTgtgttctgctgctgatcAATCCTCTAGTGGCCTGCTATCTCAGCCAGCGCTGCGTCAATGCCGTGAATACTTCCATTTAAATTTCCACCTGAACAGAACCTCATCTCTCAATCCCTTTCAGTACAATAGTTTTCCACGCATTCTCCATCAGATTCGTTGCCTGTCTGTGGCAAACAATTTTCCCGTACTATCCATGGGCCTGCGGGAATACtgcctgcagctgcaacacCTCCGACTGCTCTTTACCTGCGGAGGTTTCTTCGATATCAATCTGAAGAACTTTGGCGGGGTACTACATTGCAAATATAACGTTATTTAGAGCTTCCTTCTAATCAAATACTTTTCAGCTGATTGTCACCATTCTGGGTTATACAATAATTCTTGtgcaatttaaatttcagGCCGTTGCGGAGGAAAAAGGTCGCTTCGATCTGAATAACAGCAAAAGCTTTTAAGCTTCAAAAACTACATATGTAGATTACATGTcatgtatgtgtgcatgtacATAACATTGCATctacatttgtatgtaaaatacaaaaaaatacgcGTACTattaattaaaacaatatttaaacactttttgttgtgtATAATTACGTatattgtgtatatttttgggccagcacacccgcacacCTACTGTCATCGGTAAATCGGGATTGGCCTGCCCGAGAGAGGGGATTTACGCTATTATTGTTTCACTTATTGCAATCATCATAATATCATAAATCGTGTGTATATAAAGTATTGTATCTAAACGCGTTTCCTTACATTGAACATTTCATGTTTGTTTCATCATTTTCAAGTAGTTGTACTCATAATTAATTTACTAAATAATTGCGACAATCATCAGCTTAAGTGTAAATGCTCTTACATGCTAAATCATATAACCTACTGCCAAATATCTGCCCACCTAGACCCGTCTACAGTGCTCCTGTTTATACATTTATCTTAAGCCTAAGTAGATTGTAGAGTTTGTCAGTTGTTGGATTTGTGTTCGCTTGGATACACGATACAGATTCAGTTACAGATTCAGTGTTGATAACTTTCAATTGATATAATCACAGACTTAATAACTGGAATAACTTTCGGaagtatttgtatatttaactATCGTTTGAGGAATAATTAACTAATTAAAATGCGCCAGCTAAACAGTGCTTGGGCCAAAATCGAAATACATACCCTTCtgccataccataccattccAAACCAATCTAAACAATTCTCAACGTGACATTTTAACAGACATATTTTTGCACTTAGTTCTAGTAATTATCTCAGTGATTGCAACACATTGCCACTGGCAGTTACAGTTTTAGAGTTTTAGAGtttcaagtgtgtgtgtgtgtgtgtgtgtgtgtttaataTAAAGCTCCATTACAGTTACAGTTCATAATAATAACGattggtatatatgtataaaaaaaagtgGTTGAAAGGACACTGGTGGTCTTACATATCTAGGGGCTTACACTTTAATTTCGCTCTTTTCTATAATTACTCTAATTAGTACATACTTGGGAGATAGCTACTCAAAACAGGTCCATGTTGTCGTTCATATAGCTTAACAGGtagtacaaataaataaaaagacaCACTGTAGGCAGGAGATAATTCAGCAGTAGGTTAACTATTATCCCGTCCCATGCTTCCCGTTCTCGAACAGGCCCTTCTTGAAAAAAGACGACAGCTGGACGAGTGAGGCCCGCGTGAGGCCCGGTCCCCCAGGTCCCTCATATATCGGGCATTGTGGTATCTTCGAGCAGACCACAAAAAGCCGACGTAAGTAGAGCTCCAAAAGGCGTCGACGATGCTTGGCTACTGGCTCGCTGTTCGACGCAAAGAGCTCACGGCGTGGAAATGGTAATGCAGAGATCTACAGTGGGCACAACGTGGTAATAATATAAGTAAATTGTGTGCCTGTTCCTGTTGTGATACGCTACCTTGGCTCCATAGCAGTGCTTCATGCATAAATGCAGCTCCCGGAAGCGACTGTAGCGTCGGAGAATGTTCAGTTTGCCATCGGGCAGGGCGATGCGCACCTCGTACTCGTAGTGCGTCTGCTTGCCAGCTCCACGCATCACAAAGGAGGGTATCGTTATGAAGTGATCGCCGTCAGCCGCTGAATGGGAGAGACATTAAAGAGAAGAAGAGCACATTAAAGTCCAAAGACCATAGGAGAGACAGACTTTGCTACTTACGAAACTCCCGCATAGATGGGCAGGATCTTGTCATGCTGGGTGGATAGATTTGCGATGTGGACTCCTCCATGCTGGTGGGACTCATCACACTCGATCGCATAATGGAGCTCGCCAGCTCGTACTGCCGCTCCATTCCGGACCGCTCGTCGGCACAGCACTGGGCGTGCGCCTCCAAGTCCTGCACGCTCTGGAGCATTTCCTGCTCCATTTGAATGTAGCGTCTCTGCAGATCCTGCAGATCTGCAATTTGCTCATCCAACTGGGTCTTGTTCAGGTCCGTTTCGAGGTTCTTCATGATCAATGCCTTCTGGGCGGCAATCTTGCGGCGCAGCGAGTGCAGCGGACAATAGGGACGCGAGTTATCCGAGTGCCGGCCTAGTTcacaggaggagcaggagcccgTATCCTCGTCACTGGTGCGCACGCTCTGCTTATAATTGTTGAGGTGTCCATTCTGGAGCAGCGCCTGTGTTCGGCTGTCCAGGCACACGCCACTGTCGCTCATAATAGCCTGCGAGCTGGGCGTTGCACTGGGTGCACCACCTCCGGTGCTGGCACTGccgcagccactgccactaccgCTGCTTGGGCCGGCAGTGCAGGTGCGAGAGGCATCCTCGCTGCTGCCTGAAATGTCGTCATCCTTGCGCGTGTCTTCCGCCTCATCCTCTGCCTCGCAGGAGCAGTTGCTGAGCGGCGTCTGTTGGCCCTCCGTGATGGTGGGCGATGAGACAAGCGAGAAATTCGATTGGGCGGTATGGAAGGTATCACAGGTCTCATAAGTGTCCGATTTGGACACATCGTCTGCCTCGTTTGTGCTGGTCGAGGTGGACATGGACAAGGACTTGTTGCTGAGCTGCAGCTTCATAGTCTGCTTCCTGGCACGCATCGCCTGCGCCTCGGCCTCGCTCTCGGCGCGTTCCAGACGCAGTCGTTCTAATTGAGCTTGGATCTCCAGCATGGTCTCATCCACTTTGGCTATCTTGCTGGTGCTGGCATTGAGAATGCGCTCCTTTTCGGCTATTTCCTCATCCAGTTTACGAATTTCCTCATTCTGTAAAGGGGTTTAATGATTCATATACATTTAGGGGGGTTTTTCAGAGTGAGTCTTACATTTCTGCGAACAGTGTCCTTAATAAATTGAGCGGCAAACAGATCCAACGAATCAGAGACCTGCAACAGCAGCTCGTCATTCAGAGGAGTGCCTTCCTCGATCTTCATGCCCATCTATAAAAGATTtgtattaatatttttggttGGACACTTAAGGTGTTTCTTTTTCTACGACTAACTACTGTAGGTCTAGGCAAACGAGttctaaaacaaaaacaaagaacaaacCTCGTCCAGTTTGCCACAATCTTGCAGTTCCTGCAATTCTTTCGCTACATACTCAGAGAAATCGCGTTTCTTAGAGTCGAGCTGTGTCTGAAACGCTGAAATTTGTCTACACACAATGTCGATCTAAAACGAAAATGGAACGAACGGAAAAATCATAAGGAACAAAAGCCAGAACATAGGAAATGATAAgtacagaaagagagagagagaaaaaagacGGCAGCCAGAGATAGACAGGCATATAACAAGCACGCAAAAGATCAATCCATTCACATTGCATGCCACAGTAAGGATCCGGGAGACGCACCTGAACCTTCTCGTTGGTCTTCTCCCACAGCAGCATATCCTTGCGGGCAACCAGCTCCTGTTCGCGACAATTCAGTAGCTGCAAGCCATCcatctcctcctgctccaggCGTATCAGTTCCTCTGTCAGCTTCCTCACCTTCGTCTTGTATTGGTCGTGCATCTGAACGCGTTCCtatgaacagaacagaataggTTATCACCTTCTGTTGGGTTCACTGCATTCTCCGCAACCACCTACCACATTCAACTGCTTCAAGGCATTCTCGATGGTGTCGAGAATCTTGCGATTCTCATCCTGCAACTCTGGATCGTCCCGCGACATGGGACGCTGAGGATAATACTGCCGTTCGGGGCGCTTATAGGGCGATGCCCCATCCTCGTCCGAATAAATGCTGCACGTGAGCAGGTTCTCCTTCGACGACGTGATCAGCGACAGTCGCGACATGTCCAGCTGCGATCGACTCAAGTCCTTGCGCAGCTTTGCCGCCTCCGCGGGATTGTTGAAGCGAAAGATGTTCGTGCGTCCCAGCAGTATGATGTCGCCCTGCGAGATCTGCTTGGGTTCGTCAATCAAATGGGCGTTCACCCAGCACtgggccaggggccagggaTGCAGCGTAACCACGCCGCCCTTCAGCACGATACTGCAATGCTGGGCCCGGATTCCGTCGCCCGCCAGCTCGATATCCTGCGACAGCTCCGCCTCCTCGGTGCCAATGCgcgtctctccctctttgaGGCTGTACAGGGTCACGCCGGTGGTCACATCGTTGTGGATGCCAATCAGATGCGGCATCTCCGAGTCGAGGACCACGCCCACACCGGACTTACGCAGACCCAGGCTCTTTTGCTCCTGCAGAATCGACTGGGCCACCTTCCATTTCTCCGTCCACTCTTCGGTGAGCACTTTCTCCTGTGCCTCCTTCTTCTGGAGATCGGCCAATACCTTGAGAGACGGCTGCAATGATTGCTAGAACAAAAGAGTAATCAGAACCAATCGGAAACATCCTGCCGTCCTCTGACTTCTGACTTACAATGTCACCAGCTAGCATGGACTTGAGCTTGTTGATCTCCTCCCTGAGCTCTCGAATCAGCTTCACATGGGAATCCTCATTAACTGTGGGCTTGTTGATGATATTCTTCGCTCGATTGGCGTACCGCAAGGTGCTCAGGGTCTCGCTGTAGTTGCAGTCCGCTGGGGACAGGGCTGCTATCATGATTGTCTTGCTGTTGCCACCCAAACTGTCCTTCAGGAGCCACGTGAGAATCGAGTCGCGATAGGGTATGTACAGCACCCGCTTGCTGGCACTGTTCGGGGTTGTGGCCAGCGTCGAGTTGTTGTGTGCGGCGCTCGTCTGCTCCGCCAACGCGGATATGACGCTGCCCAGCGTCACCAGGGACTTGTTGATGTGCGCCCCCTCCTTCAGGCGCTGACCCGTCGCACCCGTTGCATTGGCACGCTCGCTAAATACCAAACAAAGAAGGGGGAGAGGAGAGTCATTGCGCTTTCTAGAGCTTCATGCTCCGCTTACGCACCTGCCCGCCAGATCGACCAAATGGATCTTCGAGACTGTCTCGCTTGGCATGTCATTCATGAAGACCGCCTGCACAAATGTGATCGTGAAGATGGCGTGACTGCGACTGCTCGTGTCGTTCATGTTTGTGCTGGCCGTGGTGCGTTGCGCATTCCCTCGAGCAATGCATTCCTGCAAGGGACGTACATAATGAGTATCATTAAAAGATCCACTCAAGATTCACTCACCTGAATCTCATCGAAATCGGAGACCGCATGCTGCGACAGATTCTCCACGTAGGGGCCCAGACTCCGATGCTCGCGCACTCTCAGCCCGTGTCCGGTGCTCTGGGCCGCCAGCAGATCCTTCACCCGCTCGTTGTAGATCTCCAGGTAGCTGGCATGCGTGCGATAGCCCGTGCCCGACTCCTGGCCCACGCGCATGCGATTGAACAGCTCCTCGCAGATGCGCGGTATCAGTCCCGGGTTGTTCGGCGTGCCCATCATCGTGAAGGTTTTGCCCGAGCCCGTCTGTCCGTAGGCGAACACACATGCATTGTAGCCTGCAAGAAGCAAATGTTAAAAGGTTACCATCCATTCATTCGAGCGTGTCCATGGGAATGGCACATTCCCACTCTGTCAGCGCATGTCAGGGGAGAAGCTCTGTTGCAAGCGGAGCGATCATGCACACGCAATGTCTGCTCTTTTGCTCAGCTCTAGAGAGTATAGATCTTCCAGACAGATCGATTATGGGGTCTCTGCTGCAACTGGAAATTGCTGGAATGAACTTGAACAAGGTGGAAATGGCAGATAAGCTGATTTTCCACTTTTTGTGACTGTGAGATTTGAATTATCTGCAATGACACTGATCCCATTCAAGTTTAGGGTCAGACCCCAAGCATTCTTCTATCTGTAGCAGACGCTGCTAGTCTCAAGGATAATTATCCacttaatattattttttgtgagTTCGCGGCACCATAAATGGCATTGTTGATGTCATAATACTGATGATTCACCGTCAAAGATGTTGCATTTAAAAAGTCGTGACGAAATCTCTGGCGCCTAGGCGCCCCCCCGCTGGCGGCATCAAGTGTCCGTCAACAGGGAGTCGAGAAAAACAGAAAGTGGAATGGCGTGGCGCGGCGCGGCGTCCCGTGGAGTGGGGAATAGACAGACATATCACGCCCACTGGGCGGTTAACAGAAGTGCGCTCAGGCAGGTGTGTAAGATTAGCTTTTCCATCGTGTCATCTGAGACCGCACAAGTGGCGCAACAACAACTGGCCATCTGTCCAGCGTTTAGGCAGGCAGTCCCCTCGTTCCACATGGCGGAGACTCCGAGACGAGTCATCGGAGCCAGTGGGACGCCACTTGCAGTTTATGCAGTTTGTTTATGGCTTGTTTTCCTAACTGCATAATTCATTCAAATGTTTGTCATTGCCAggccccatgccccatccaCTTCCCTGTTGGCCAATCTTCGGCCTCTGCTTGTAATTCAATATTGAAAGCGTGCCAAACAGCAGACGCCAGGCAGCCGACATCCAAGCAGCCGACAGCTGTTCCATTTCGCTTGCCATTTTCCGTTTCTGTTGTGGGcgaaagttttttgttttttgtttcttttttttgttttatttgttgcttaGTTTCGTTACCCTTGAAgtgggaggggtggggggggtaTTACAATTGGAAGCATCTCCGGTTCTGCAAAAGCCATTTCCGGCTGAATAAAACATGCCTTTTCTTCTGATTTCCTTGGGCATAAACTACAACAAAGGAGTTGCTCATAGTCTTTGGAAGGGTATCCAAAGAGTCTGCCTTCCTTTTCAGGTTTGCaatgaaataataaattaGTTTTTGCTCAAGTGAAAGCgcgttaaaaaaaaactacgcATTAATTGCAGGGAAAATCTTTGCCAGGCACGTGACACCCAGGCGGTGGCCATCAATCGATCAAATCTAGCCCCCAAGGCCGCCAGAGGGGCGCTCAGCCTGatgactcctcctcctccactcgAGTGGCATCCAGCCGGCAGCCGGAAATTTGCATGATTATTCCAAGCGGCGCATAAAGATTCATTCGAGTCGAAGTTTGGTCTTGGGTTGTGTGTACAGTGGAGCTCCTATTTTTAGACCCAAATGTTGTTTACAATAAGGAACATTTTGGGGGAAaccatccccctcccctccccaccttCGGCCATGGCAAAGCCAATAAGCAGACGCACAaggaaaatgtaaacaaaaccGTAAGTGCAGGCAAacagaaaagcgaaaaaagagaaaactcTCGGCTGTTGTgggtgtctctgtgtgtggctaATGGGAAAAATCTAGCTGTCATGTGGCACAGACCCCGTGAAAACGGGGGGCAATTAGTTGGGCGGAGGTTAATGCGTCACGGGACAGACAGCCATCCGGATGGGGGGTGCGGGGTGCCATCGCGGGGTGGAGCGTCTCTCACCTTCGTAGGCACAATCGACCACATCGTTGCCGAGATCGCTGTACACCTGCTCCTGGGTGGCAAAGTGCGGATCCTCGGCATCGAACGACCAATACGAGTAGTCGAAGGTGAAGTCATGATGATTGTCCCGTCCGGCATCGCGGATCGACTGCAGCCGGGGCTTCATCAGGCGCGTCTGCTTGCCCTCCATCTCCATGATGAGCTGTGCGTCCATGTCATTCTcgctgcaacaaagaaaaaagacAGATGAGAAGAtgacattttcatttattatcTGTTTAAAATAATTGGCGGCCTTGGTGGGTTGATGGAGAGCTATTGTTGCGATTTTATATAACTTTCCGACCGGCTCCCTGCCTTCCCTTCCATCTCCCCATTTTAACTACTTTCCGTGTCGGAATAAAGCTATTTTTActtcaacaaaaaacaacagcagctcaTAAATATTCCTATTAACGATTTTTGCATGCCCTAAACAAATTCCCGCCCCTTTCTGCCACCCGTTGGAggtgccctgccctgccctgccctgccctgccctgcaaTCCAATTGACATATTCCACTGGCAGCTCCAAATACAGTCTAGAGCTCTGGTGCTCTGTGATCGGGCGACAGCTAcaaattataaatgaaaatccGGTTTGCAGGGCATAATAAAATGCTGGAAAACTTGATTGCAACATCAAAAGGAAAAGCGACGCAAATGAAAGAGACGGAAAAACCAGGCATAGAACATTTCGTTCGTTCCAAGATGGAGGGGAAACAAGCAAAGCGGAGAAGCGGAAAAACGGGGAACCGGTTGACTTGAGTTCATAGGggcacccccacacacacacacacacacagatgcatgGTATATACTCGAGCATTCaagaaaataaacagaagAGCCATCATCCGCGATGCCACACAAACAATTCAATGGAATGATAGCCAGAGAGCATTTTGCTGCCTCTTCAGAACTCTATTCTATCATAGGGGTCATATCTATCAGAAGTAAGAGAGGAAAACCTATTGGAAAAGAGAGACTCGAAAAAAGTAGACGATTTCTagtagatacatatgtagatcCCATTGTCCCAAGCCCTTTTTCTATGGCATCTCGACTAGAATTTGTTAGAGTATGATCCCAGAAGTGTTCTACAATTATTCTAGTATAATTGtagtattatttttgtattattgcAGTATTATTCCAATATCATTTCCTCTAGGAGTTTTCTGGTATTAATATCCCAGTAGTTTTCTAcgtttatttatgtttttattacCCAGAAtttattagtatttttttactatttcttTAGTACGATTCATGTAtgttttctagtatttttctagtattttttctagtatttttctaggATTATTTGAGTAGTAATCAAGTACGATTCTGGAATGTTTTTTAGTCCTATGCTAGTATTTTTTtagaattatttatttatttacaaaatgaattaaatcattataatatAAAACTAAAAGGCTTTCTAACAAATAGACCTTCGGCTCGTCTTTAGAGCTATTTTTGTAtcattttagtatttttttttatcaatttttttgtatcaTAGTTTTCTGAACATTTGAAGGATGAATTAATTGCTGATAAGCTTACCCAGAAATGGGAATTACACAAGTAATTAAAGtaaacaaatacatatttatgttgTGGACTAGAAAAAGGCATTACTTTATTGTTTGAAAGAAATAATCtcttttttccccatttatattttttactcTCAAGATCATTTATCTCCAGAGACGTGAGAGTTTTTGCTGAACTTTTTCGTTGCTAATTGCAGAGAAAACCAAAATAGCTAGCATTTGAAAGAAACCCAGGCTGCCAGTCATTTCCGCCTCGAAACGATCCATTTTCCAAAGCAAAAATTCCTGCCATTCTCGACTATTACAAGGGTATTTACGAATCGGTCTAACATTCGCTCCCATTCTCGGCAGTCACTGCAATGTCTTGTCCCATTTCAAGCGGCAGTTTTAGGTCATTCCTCTCTTTGCCCCATAGCGTGGCATGATTGCGCTGCTCCACTTGGCCGTTCTCCGCTCTGCTctatgtggctgtggctgtggcacttTTCGGTTCTCAGTGCGTTTGAGTGGTTT contains:
- the Klp98A gene encoding kinesin-like protein Klp98A isoform X2 codes for the protein MSSLKVAVRVRPFNTRENDMDAQLIMEMEGKQTRLMKPRLQSIRDAGRDNHHDFTFDYSYWSFDAEDPHFATQEQVYSDLGNDVVDCAYEGYNACVFAYGQTGSGKTFTMMGTPNNPGLIPRICEELFNRMRVGQESGTGYRTHASYLEIYNERVKDLLAAQSTGHGLRVREHRSLGPYVENLSQHAVSDFDEIQECIARGNAQRTTASTNMNDTSSRSHAIFTITFVQAVFMNDMPSETVSKIHLVDLAGSERANATGATGQRLKEGAHINKSLVTLGSVISALAEQTSAAHNNSTLATTPNSASKRVLYIPYRDSILTWLLKDSLGGNSKTIMIAALSPADCNYSETLSTLRYANRAKNIINKPTVNEDSHVKLIRELREEINKLKSMLAGDIQSLQPSLKVLADLQKKEAQEKVLTEEWTEKWKVAQSILQEQKSLGLRKSGVGVVLDSEMPHLIGIHNDVTTGVTLYSLKEGETRIGTEEAELSQDIELAGDGIRAQHCSIVLKGGVVTLHPWPLAQCWVNAHLIDEPKQISQGDIILLGRTNIFRFNNPAEAAKLRKDLSRSQLDMSRLSLITSSKENLLTCSIYSDEDGASPYKRPERQYYPQRPMSRDDPELQDENRKILDTIENALKQLNVERVQMHDQYKTKVRKLTEELIRLEQEEMDGLQLLNCREQELVARKDMLLWEKTNEKVQMGMKIEEGTPLNDELLLQVSDSLDLFAAQFIKDTVRRNNEEIRKLDEEIAEKERILNASTSKIAKVDETMLEIQAQLERLRLERAESEAEAQAMRARKQTMKLQLSNKSLSMSTSTSTNEADDVSKSDTYETCDTFHTAQSNFSLVSSPTITEGQQTPLSNCSCEAEDEAEDTRKDDDISGSSEDASRTCTAGPSSGSGSGCGSASTGGGAPSATPSSQAIMSDSGVCLDSRTQALLQNGHLNNYKQSVRTSDEDTGSCSSCELGRHSDNSRPYCPLHSLRRKIAAQKALIMKNLETDLNKTQLDEQIADLQDLQRRYIQMEQEMLQSVQDLEAHAQCCADERSGMERQYELASSIMRSSVMSPTSMEESTSQIYPPSMTRSCPSMREFPADGDHFITIPSFVMRGAGKQTHYEYEVRIALPDGKLNILRRYSRFRELHLCMKHCYGAKISALPFPRRELFASNSEPVAKHRRRLLELYLRRLFVVCSKIPQCPIYEGPGGPGLTRASLVQLSSFFKKGLFENGKHGTG
- the Klp98A gene encoding kinesin-like protein Klp98A isoform X1, which produces MSSLKVAVRVRPFNTRENDMDAQLIMEMEGKQTRLMKPRLQSIRDAGRDNHHDFTFDYSYWSFDAEDPHFATQEQVYSDLGNDVVDCAYEGYNACVFAYGQTGSGKTFTMMGTPNNPGLIPRICEELFNRMRVGQESGTGYRTHASYLEIYNERVKDLLAAQSTGHGLRVREHRSLGPYVENLSQHAVSDFDEIQECIARGNAQRTTASTNMNDTSSRSHAIFTITFVQAVFMNDMPSETVSKIHLVDLAGSERANATGATGQRLKEGAHINKSLVTLGSVISALAEQTSAAHNNSTLATTPNSASKRVLYIPYRDSILTWLLKDSLGGNSKTIMIAALSPADCNYSETLSTLRYANRAKNIINKPTVNEDSHVKLIRELREEINKLKSMLAGDIQSLQPSLKVLADLQKKEAQEKVLTEEWTEKWKVAQSILQEQKSLGLRKSGVGVVLDSEMPHLIGIHNDVTTGVTLYSLKEGETRIGTEEAELSQDIELAGDGIRAQHCSIVLKGGVVTLHPWPLAQCWVNAHLIDEPKQISQGDIILLGRTNIFRFNNPAEAAKLRKDLSRSQLDMSRLSLITSSKENLLTCSIYSDEDGASPYKRPERQYYPQRPMSRDDPELQDENRKILDTIENALKQLNVERVQMHDQYKTKVRKLTEELIRLEQEEMDGLQLLNCREQELVARKDMLLWEKTNEKVQIDIVCRQISAFQTQLDSKKRDFSEYVAKELQELQDCGKLDEMGMKIEEGTPLNDELLLQVSDSLDLFAAQFIKDTVRRNNEEIRKLDEEIAEKERILNASTSKIAKVDETMLEIQAQLERLRLERAESEAEAQAMRARKQTMKLQLSNKSLSMSTSTSTNEADDVSKSDTYETCDTFHTAQSNFSLVSSPTITEGQQTPLSNCSCEAEDEAEDTRKDDDISGSSEDASRTCTAGPSSGSGSGCGSASTGGGAPSATPSSQAIMSDSGVCLDSRTQALLQNGHLNNYKQSVRTSDEDTGSCSSCELGRHSDNSRPYCPLHSLRRKIAAQKALIMKNLETDLNKTQLDEQIADLQDLQRRYIQMEQEMLQSVQDLEAHAQCCADERSGMERQYELASSIMRSSVMSPTSMEESTSQIYPPSMTRSCPSMREFPADGDHFITIPSFVMRGAGKQTHYEYEVRIALPDGKLNILRRYSRFRELHLCMKHCYGAKISALPFPRRELFASNSEPVAKHRRRLLELYLRRLFVVCSKIPQCPIYEGPGGPGLTRASLVQLSSFFKKGLFENGKHGTG
- the LOC4801186 gene encoding putative gustatory receptor 98b, giving the protein MKGRRRLLAAARPYLQIFSVFALTPPPNFFDRTTNRRLRRFLIVGYGVYSLFFLGILICMSYVNVLALNAEIEQFQLEDFTRAMGRVQKVVLASMGIVIHLNMFLNYRRLGHIYEDIADLEMEIDDASQCFGGQPGHNSFRYRLATNCGLWLVALVGLMPRFTIEAMGPFVSWPSKILSELVLIMLQLKCLEYCVFVVMVYELVLRLRHTLRQLQVELADCNQRDLLQALCVALRRNQQLLGRVWRLVGELEKYFTLPMMFLFLFNGLTILHVVNWAYINQFNPADCCRYVRLGNCVLLLINPLVACYLSQRCVNAYNSFPRILHQIRCLSVANNFPVLSMGLREYCLQLQHLRLLFTCGGFFDINLKNFGGLIVTILGYTIILVQFKFQAVAEEKGRFDLNNSKSF